A window of the Branchiostoma lanceolatum isolate klBraLanc5 chromosome 13, klBraLanc5.hap2, whole genome shotgun sequence genome harbors these coding sequences:
- the LOC136447710 gene encoding fucolectin-like: protein MATASANIALGKTAYQSSSWVSGGAASWAVDGNTDADYDSGSCTHTRTEANPTWWIDLGRSYVIDRVVIFYRQDSCCWERINPFNIHIGDCDQVSRNPKCGGDHRIDVNEPPVSVPCQGMTGRYVAFSGCMVEVNGEQKAPPNGQSCYVKADVHEGIRR from the exons ATGGCGACGGCGA GTGCCAATATCGCCTTGGGGAAGACAGCGTATCAATCAAGCAGCTGGGTGTCCGGTGGAGCTGCCAGCTGGGCCGTAGACGGAAACACCGATGCCGACTACGACTCAGGTTCCTGCACTCACACACGGACAGAAGCTAATCCCACCTGGTGGATCGATCTTGGCCGGTCATATGTGATTGACAG GGTAGTCATCTTCTACCGCCAGGACAGCTGTTGTTGGGAACGAATCAACcccttcaacatccacatcggTGATTGTGACCAGGTCAGCAGGAACCCTAAATGTGGTGGTGATCATCGAATCGACGTGAACGAACCGCCCGTCTCCGTTCCATGTCAGGGGATGACGGGGCGGTAT GTTGCATTCTCGGGTTGCATGGTGGAAGTCAACGGCGAACAAAAAGCGCCCCCTAACGGCCAGAGCTGTTATGTCAAAGCTGATGTTCATGAAGGAATTCGCAGGTAA
- the LOC136447916 gene encoding polycystin-1-like protein 2, with the protein MTNFRNLFLAKSARDMNDDHVWFSVVGRPARSPFTRVQRLSCCLTLLYCTMFTNIMFFGRGDDFDPPAPIRFAGLKINPPISWTEVMISIQSAAIILPVNLLIVFLFRRSYSTTKPEGNDEETNTTGKRPNREDKTVSFTSSSDDPDVPTVWSYVVQARRYPQFSSGPLVRSEAPTGTVESNFSNSETSKLENKTKFSLPWCTIYIAWLLLWAAGFAAAYFTVLYTLSFGRAKAEAWIVTFLTTFVTDIFLTQPFKLLTVAVMFALLARTPVEDDDPPPASLQKDEEYLQVTFVSQYQKHLADL; encoded by the exons ATGACCAACTTTCGGAACCTATTCCTGGCCAAGAGCGCAAg GGACATGAACGATGACCATGTGTGGTTCTCAGTGGTTGGTCGTCCGGCGCGAAGTCCCTTcacccgtgtccagcgcctgtcctgctgcctgacgCTTCTGTACTGCACCATGTTTACCAACATCATGTTCTTTGGCCGCGGTGATGACTTCGACCCACCCGCCCCGATCCGattcgcgggactgaaaatcaaCCCCCCTATTTCCTGGACAGAG GTGATGATCAGTATCCAGAGTGCGGCAATCATTCTGCCTGTCAATCTACTCATCGTCTTCTTGTTTCGACGTTCTTACTCGACAACTAAGCCTGAGGGCAACGATGAAGAGACAAATACAACAGGCAAGCGGCCAAATCGGGAGGACAAAACGGTGTCTTTCACATCCTCTAGCGACGACCCGGATGTTCCAACAGTTTGGTCGTATGTGGTTCAAGCGCGGAGATACCCTCAGTTTTCCAGCGGCCCCTTAGTACGCTCGGAGGCACCGACAGGCACAGTCGAGtctaatttttcaaattcagaGACAAGCAAGTTGGAAAACAAGACTAAGTTTTCTCTCCCATGGTGCACAATATACATTG CCTGGCTTCTCCTCTGGGCCGCAGGTTTCGCGGCGGCGTACTTCACCGTCCTCTACACGTTGAGTTTTGGACGTGCGAAGGCAGAAGCTTGGATCGTGACGTTTCTGACGACGTTTGTCACCGACATATTTCTGACGCAACCCTTCAAGCTGCTGACTGTGGCCGTGATGTTTGCTTTACTTGCAAGG ACGCCAGTAGAAGACGATGACCCTCCACCGGCGTCACTACAAAAGGACGAGGAATATCTACAGGTAACATTTGTTAGCCAATATCAAAAACATTTGGCTGATCTGTAA
- the LOC136447711 gene encoding uncharacterized protein, whose amino-acid sequence MGESSQLTENTLVAEGLNFTEHQTTLTVSGNGILAQYVGLVMPGTDHRKFLCEVEVYTDDIAYLDCCHVLGPQPDSSSPAELVYGSPVNFPERPLDAVVNISVRVKAGANPAREVYTVTRVVTNASFPELTLECEENCDPGNTLQVKPLQLFIASEILGTTEFSLPEHPVGFPLQNWLLAKNASDRQLMIPSGVFQAEGFYTVRLSDVSDGQTRISEWRFRVYTNPSVPSADNGDFSEVCDLLPSDGISLIDKFCVQCKGAAAPDHRSDSSLH is encoded by the exons ATGGGGGAATCATCGCAGCTGACAGAAAATACCTTAGTGGCTGAAGGACTGAATTTCACCGAACACCAAACAACGTTAACTGTCAGCGGAAACGGCATCCTCGCACAGTACGTGGGTCTCGTCATGCCAGGAACAGACCATAGGAAATTTCTATGCGAAGTGGAGGTTTATACTGATGATATCGCATATCTGG ATTGTTGTCACGTACTTGGGCCGCAGCCAGATAGTTCATCCCCGGCAGAGCTAGTGTACGGGTCCCCTGTAAATTTTCCAGAACGGCCACTGGATGCTGTTGTGAACATCAGTGTCCGAGTCAAAGCTGGGGCCAATCCTGCCCGAGAAGTATATACGGTTACTCGTGTCGTAACGAACGCCAGTTTCCCTGAACTAACTCTGGA ATGCGAGGAAAACTGCGACCCCGGCAACACGTTACAAGTCAAGCCATTGCAGCTCTTCATCGCTTCTGAAATCCTGGGTACTACGGAGTTCAGCTTACCGGAACATCCTGTGGGCTTCCCGCTACAAAACTGGCTTTTAGCCAAGAATGCTTCTGACAGGCAATTGATGATTCCAAGTGGCGTATTCCAG GCGGAGGGATTTTACACTGTCCGTTTAAGTGATGTGTCCGATGGCCAGACAAGGATCTCAGAGTGGCGATTTCGTGTTTACACCAACCCGTCAGTCCCGTCAGCAGACAACGGGGACTTCTCAGAGGTGTGTGACCTTCTCCCGTCGGACGGCATCTCTTTGATCGACAAATTTTGCGTGCAATGTAAAG GTGCGGCTGCACCAGATCATCGGTCAGACTCCAGCCTTCACTAG
- the LOC136447712 gene encoding uncharacterized protein, translating into MEAKFSSTLSSCRTALQQGRYTWRHNKALRQIAVTLEKVRKETAGTEAPLQSIQFVRRGQKPRGVAPTHGSNTGGGPLCRGVWEMSVDLDKQLHFPSVICETALRPDLVLWSVDQKSVIIVELTVPWEENLQTAYERKKLKYEELVQQCRENGWRTQLYPVEVGVRGFVGASLLRLCRDLQIRGKAQAQLVRQVSEEAEKSSFVIWIRRKDKNWKK; encoded by the coding sequence ATGGAAGCAAAGTTTTCATCAACATTGTCAAGTTGCAGAACTGCCTTACAACAGGGCCGGTACACATGGAGACACAACAAGGCACTGAGACAGATTGCAGTAACCCTAGAGAAAGTGAGGAAGGAGACTGCGGGAACTGAGGCACCACTGCAGTCTATCCAGTTTGTAAGAAGAGGGCAAAAGCCCAGAGGGGTAGCGCCTACCCATGGTAGTAACACAGGAGGAGGCCCACTTTGTAGAGGAGTGTGGGAGATGTCAGTAGATTTGGATAAACAGCTCCACTTCCCAAGTGTCATATGTGAGACAGCCCTGAGACCAGACCTTGTCCTGTGGTCTGTGGATCAGAAGTCAGTAATCATAGTGGAATTGACTGTACCCTGGGAGGAGAATCTCCAGACAGCATATGAGAGGAAGAAGCTGAAGTATGAAGAACTAGTCCAGCAGTGTAGAGAGAACGGCTGGAGAACCCAGTTGTACCCAGTTGAAGTAGGAGTTCGTGGGTTTGTGGGAGCTTCACTCCTGCGGTTGTGCAGGGACCTACAGATTCGAGGGAAGGCACAGGCTCAGCTTGTGCGACAGGTGTCTGAGGAGGCAGAAAAGAGCAGTTTTGTCATCTGGATTAGAAGAAAGGACAAGAACTGGAAGAAGTAG